The following coding sequences lie in one Cydia strobilella chromosome 16, ilCydStro3.1, whole genome shotgun sequence genomic window:
- the LOC134748571 gene encoding uncharacterized protein LOC134748571: MSDSAPKRPMKFPYTMSAKIAQFPFKYYVANQWIWKYWMVGIGVSIPIFYKIHKLANSPENVSKWAEMRRKEAAAHH, from the exons ATGTCTGACTCTGCGCCCAAACGCCCCATGAAGTTCCCGTATACGATGTCTGCCAAGATCGCGCAGTTCCCGTTCAAATACTACGTCGCAAACCAGTGGATCTGGAAGTACTGGATGGTTGGCATTGGTGTGTCTATCCCCATCTTCTACAAGATCCACAAATTGG CAAACTCCCCCGAGAATGTCAGCAAGTGGGCCGAGATGAGAAGGAAGGAAGCGGCCGCTCACCATTAA